One window of Phycisphaeraceae bacterium genomic DNA carries:
- a CDS encoding class I mannose-6-phosphate isomerase — MTQDTTEPIAPYPLVFEPIFKEKVWGGRRLEGLGKNIPPDTLTGESWELADLGATSASGGGGGAARSVIINGPLAGKTISHACAAWEDALFGACKPAPHNAFPLLVKYLDAREHLSVQVHPSPAYCRTHPEAHLKTECWYVLDAEPGSVIFKGVRQGVTPAQFREALSQGEGESVVSLLESVPAIPGECHNLPSGTVHALGAGVLVAEVQTPSDTTFRVYDWAKEYGRKGRELHVDASLACIQFEPARDATRIAEGDRIARHVATGYFDIDEVRIAPGTPFDLAIKDAQPRPQVLMLLNGRGSIRSREGRFHGVPLAHGQTALIPASIAQDALLVAERDSTALRTDVRGV, encoded by the coding sequence ATGACCCAAGACACGACCGAGCCGATCGCGCCCTACCCGCTCGTCTTTGAGCCGATCTTCAAGGAGAAGGTCTGGGGCGGCCGTCGGCTCGAAGGGCTCGGCAAAAACATCCCGCCCGACACGCTCACCGGCGAGAGCTGGGAACTGGCCGACCTCGGAGCCACCTCGGCTTCAGGAGGCGGGGGCGGAGCCGCCCGATCCGTCATCATCAACGGCCCCCTCGCCGGCAAGACCATCTCGCACGCCTGCGCCGCGTGGGAGGATGCCCTCTTCGGCGCGTGCAAGCCCGCCCCGCACAACGCCTTCCCCTTGCTCGTCAAATACCTCGACGCGCGTGAGCACCTCTCCGTCCAGGTCCATCCGAGCCCCGCCTACTGCCGCACCCACCCCGAGGCACACCTCAAGACCGAGTGCTGGTACGTCCTCGACGCCGAGCCGGGCAGCGTGATCTTCAAGGGCGTGCGCCAGGGCGTCACCCCCGCCCAGTTCCGCGAGGCCCTCTCGCAAGGCGAGGGCGAGAGCGTCGTCTCGCTCCTCGAAAGCGTCCCGGCGATCCCCGGCGAGTGCCACAACCTCCCGAGCGGCACCGTCCACGCGCTCGGCGCGGGTGTCCTCGTCGCCGAGGTCCAGACCCCCAGCGACACCACCTTCCGCGTCTACGACTGGGCCAAGGAATACGGCCGCAAGGGGCGCGAGCTCCACGTGGACGCATCACTCGCCTGCATCCAGTTCGAGCCGGCCCGAGATGCGACCCGCATCGCCGAGGGAGATCGCATCGCCCGCCACGTCGCCACCGGATACTTCGATATCGACGAGGTGCGCATCGCACCCGGCACACCCTTCGACCTGGCCATCAAGGACGCACAACCGCGCCCGCAGGTCCTCATGCTCCTCAACGGCCGCGGCTCGATCCGCTCCCGCGAAGGACGCTTCCACGGTGTCCCCCTCGCGCACGGACAGACAGCCCTTATCCCCGCATCGATCGCACAAGACGCCCTGCTCGTCGCCGAGAGAGATTCAACAGCCCTCCGCACCGACGTGCGCGGCGTGTGA